A window of the Candidatus Tisiphia endosymbiont of Dascillus cervinus genome harbors these coding sequences:
- a CDS encoding lipoprotein-releasing ABC transporter permease subunit, which yields MIKDNFILKVAVRYFRAKKNERFVSIIAGVSLMGVTIGVAALIVVMSVMNGFHYELTKNIIGLNGDISITPVSRSIANYDEINKKLISQNYIKHISPSIVGQALALGKRMNSGAIIKGIDLTELKYKNQILQNVNTGDFTDFFGTDVVAVGNELASNLGVQAGTKIKLISPNSISTAFGSMPRSKEFRVVATFTSGMYDYDSATILMPLIAAQNFLSFKEVINLIEVITIEPSNAGIYAWEIQNLLGSKLRVTSWQKSHLQFLNALAVERIAMFTILSLIIMVAAFNIVSSLFMLVKDKTSDIAVLRTIGASTRQIMLIFICNGMFIGLLGTILGIILGTSFAYNIQSIRNILEKVTGTKIFEAAIYFLYTLPSEVRLEDVILVSTISIVLCFCATIYPSYKAAKLNPVDALRYE from the coding sequence ATGATAAAAGATAATTTTATTCTAAAAGTAGCAGTTCGATATTTTAGAGCTAAGAAGAATGAGCGATTTGTTTCTATTATTGCTGGTGTTTCTTTGATGGGTGTAACTATCGGTGTTGCTGCATTGATAGTGGTTATGTCCGTTATGAACGGTTTTCATTATGAACTGACTAAAAACATTATTGGTCTTAATGGTGACATTAGCATAACACCAGTATCACGTTCTATCGCAAATTATGATGAAATTAACAAAAAATTAATTAGTCAGAATTATATAAAACATATTTCTCCAAGCATTGTCGGTCAAGCTCTTGCACTAGGTAAAAGAATGAATAGTGGTGCTATAATTAAAGGTATAGATTTAACTGAACTCAAATATAAAAATCAAATTTTACAGAATGTTAATACTGGAGATTTTACCGATTTTTTTGGTACAGATGTGGTAGCAGTTGGTAATGAACTTGCTAGTAACCTAGGAGTTCAAGCGGGTACAAAAATAAAATTAATTTCTCCCAATTCAATTTCTACTGCTTTTGGTAGTATGCCTAGATCTAAAGAATTCAGGGTTGTGGCTACTTTCACTAGCGGTATGTATGATTATGATTCAGCAACTATTTTAATGCCACTTATTGCTGCCCAAAATTTTCTGTCTTTCAAGGAAGTTATTAATCTAATCGAAGTAATAACGATAGAACCGAGTAACGCGGGAATTTATGCTTGGGAGATACAAAATCTTTTAGGATCAAAATTACGAGTGACAAGTTGGCAGAAATCACATTTACAGTTTCTAAATGCTTTAGCTGTTGAAAGGATAGCAATGTTTACTATTCTCTCTTTGATTATTATGGTAGCAGCCTTTAACATCGTGTCTAGCTTATTTATGTTAGTTAAAGACAAGACTTCGGATATTGCAGTGCTTCGTACTATTGGTGCAAGTACTAGGCAGATTATGCTTATTTTTATTTGTAATGGCATGTTTATAGGTTTGCTCGGTACGATTTTAGGTATCATATTGGGTACAAGCTTTGCTTATAATATCCAGTCTATTAGAAATATCTTGGAGAAAGTAACCGGTACTAAAATTTTTGAAGCAGCGATTTATTTTTTATACACTCTACCGTCAGAGGTAAGATTAGAAGATGTTATATTAGTATCAACTATCTCTATAGTTTTATGTTTTTGTGCAACAATTTATCCTTCATATAAAGCTGCTAAGTTAAATCCTGTGGATGCCTTGCGTTATGAATAA
- a CDS encoding ABC transporter ATP-binding protein — MNKAVLMLKNISKKYKQGKSIIEVLSNVNLTVMQGELVAIIGSSGSGKSTLLHIAGLLDTPNNGEVQIESTNYCQNHAHIIRLRNIGFVYQQHHLLKDFTALENVAMPKLIAGDSYKLTLKKAEELLAELGLANKIHNMPGELSGGEQQRVAIARSLINNPKIILADEPTGNLDPNTANEVFNLLLKTAKQQHTSIIVVTHNHEMAHKMHRVYELQYGELK, encoded by the coding sequence ATGAATAAAGCTGTATTAATGTTAAAAAATATTTCTAAAAAATATAAGCAGGGAAAATCTATTATTGAAGTATTAAGTAATGTTAACTTAACTGTAATGCAAGGAGAACTAGTTGCCATAATAGGCTCTTCTGGTAGTGGTAAATCAACTTTACTGCATATAGCTGGTCTACTTGATACCCCAAATAATGGAGAGGTGCAGATAGAGTCAACAAACTATTGCCAAAATCATGCTCATATAATAAGACTGCGTAATATAGGTTTTGTCTATCAACAACATCATTTACTCAAAGATTTTACTGCCTTAGAGAATGTAGCAATGCCAAAATTAATTGCTGGCGATAGTTATAAATTAACTCTTAAGAAGGCAGAAGAGCTATTAGCAGAGTTAGGACTAGCCAATAAAATACATAATATGCCGGGTGAGCTATCTGGTGGAGAGCAACAAAGAGTAGCTATCGCTCGTAGCTTAATTAATAATCCTAAAATTATTTTAGCTGATGAACCTACTGGTAATCTAGATCCTAATACTGCTAATGAGGTTTTTAACTTATTACTTAAAACCGCCAAACAACAACATACCTCTATTATTGTGGTAACTCATAATCATGAAATGGCACATAAGATGCATAGAGTGTATGAATTGCAGTATGGAGAGCTGAAATAG